The following coding sequences are from one Formosa haliotis window:
- a CDS encoding thioredoxin domain-containing protein: MIKQIQYLLTFVVVFTWQMTLAQTENTTLSVSDFAKMITEHPEIPLIDVRTPSEYDSGHIANAKNVDWKADSFQNETARLDKTEAILVYCLSGARSAKAASQMRLDGFTKVYELDGGLMKWRSKNLPEMTPSNSSEGMTKQEFDKLLEPDKLVLVDFYADWCAPCKKMEPYLKEISLDMKTTVEVVRIDVDKNKALCKILGVDALPVLQLYKNKNLVWSNFGFIEKADVVSQLEQH; this comes from the coding sequence ATGATAAAACAGATCCAATATCTTTTAACCTTCGTAGTAGTTTTTACATGGCAAATGACTCTAGCACAAACTGAAAATACAACATTGTCGGTTTCCGATTTTGCTAAAATGATAACTGAGCACCCAGAAATTCCGCTTATCGATGTGCGAACGCCTTCAGAATATGATAGCGGACATATAGCCAATGCTAAAAATGTAGATTGGAAGGCCGATAGTTTTCAAAACGAAACAGCAAGGTTAGATAAAACAGAAGCGATTTTGGTGTATTGTTTAAGTGGTGCACGAAGTGCAAAAGCAGCCTCTCAGATGCGTTTAGATGGATTTACTAAGGTTTATGAACTAGATGGCGGATTAATGAAATGGCGCAGTAAAAACTTACCTGAAATGACGCCTAGTAATTCTAGCGAAGGCATGACAAAGCAGGAGTTTGACAAGCTATTGGAACCTGATAAATTAGTTTTAGTCGATTTCTATGCCGATTGGTGTGCGCCATGTAAAAAGATGGAACCTTATTTAAAGGAAATTTCGTTAGATATGAAAACTACGGTAGAGGTTGTGCGTATCGATGTCGATAAAAATAAGGCATTATGTAAAATTTTGGGAGTTGATGCATTACCCGTTCTACAACTTTATAAGAATAAGAATCTAGTGTGGAGTAATTTTGGTTTTATAGAAAAAGCAGATGTAGTAAGTCAATTAGAACAACATTGA
- a CDS encoding GatB/YqeY domain-containing protein, with protein MGLQQNIMTAMKTAMKAKDQTALAALRAVKSELLLAQTETGSKEEISEEQEIKILSKLVKQRKDSAAIYTEQNRADLAEPELAQAEVISQFLPEQLSDEDIEKVVLQTISETGAQGMKDMGKVMGIVSAQLAGKADGKTISNIVKAKLA; from the coding sequence ATGGGTTTACAACAAAATATCATGACAGCTATGAAAACTGCCATGAAAGCAAAAGACCAAACGGCTTTAGCTGCGTTAAGAGCGGTAAAGTCTGAATTATTATTAGCACAAACAGAAACAGGTTCTAAGGAAGAGATTTCTGAAGAGCAAGAAATAAAAATATTATCTAAATTAGTTAAGCAACGTAAGGATAGTGCTGCTATTTATACAGAACAAAATCGTGCCGATTTGGCTGAGCCAGAATTAGCTCAGGCCGAGGTGATAAGTCAGTTTTTACCAGAACAACTTAGTGATGAAGATATAGAAAAAGTAGTATTACAAACCATTTCAGAAACGGGAGCCCAAGGCATGAAAGATATGGGGAAAGTAATGGGAATCGTTAGCGCTCAATTAGCAGGAAAAGCAGATGGTAAAACCATTTCGAATATTGTTAAAGCAAAGTTGGCTTAG